The DNA segment CTTGACGGACAACATATTAGGCAGATTGACGGTCAGTTTTCTTTCGCCAACGTTATAAACGTCGACGTTCAGGATAGTCTGAGATTCGGCCGGTATGACCCTAAACACTACGTGAGTCAGGTCCGAATTGTTTCTCATCAATTCGTGCAAGTTGATGCGGAGGGTGCGTCTCTTGTGGAATGCCGACGGCGAGATTTCGGACAGGTGCGTCAAGTGGTGGAATTCATCGCTGGAACAGTCAACGTGAACGTGAGAGCTCCCCGAGTCGGGTTCGTACCAGACTCTGATGTTGTTGTTCGGTATGTGAGCCCCGCAGGCGTAAACCCAGTCAACAGTCTCCATGTTGACGGCGACAACCGCCAAGGCTTCGTGTTGCGGTTGATCGAGCAGCCTCACCATGTAGAATCGCGGCACGAAACTGCAGCAAGGCTCAACAATCGTGAACTGTCTGCCAAAGGGTTCGATCCATTCGCCATCATTCCGAATATTCGCCTTGAGGGCGTAGTTGTCGTGCAAATGGCTGTGAATGCCGTTATGCTGCAATTGCAGTTTTAGTTTAAGGTGCATCTGAGGTATCTGGCGCAACTCACGCGGACCAAATGATGACGAAAGATTGACATTCGAAACTGCGGGTCCATCGAGATCTGCTTCGTTTTCGGATCGACTATGTCGAAAAGAGCTCTGTTTAGCACCATGATTGTTTGTTTGCACCACAAGATACATAAGTGATCTGACACAACCCACGACAGGGGTACCTGTGTGgtctaaaatttataaattaaaaaacacgaCGAAGACGCCATTCAAAAGCCTACCACTACGTTTAAAGCATCTTTGTGTGGTACACCTGTCAAAAAAGTAGGCACCAAAAAATCGGCGTATCCCCCTGTAACACTGACGAAAGTAGTGTTGGGTGTTCTGTTTATCTCCAACtgtttgtaaaattcgtaagTGTAAGAATCTAGCATCAGTGGGGTTCGTTTATGGGGGGACGCTAGAGTTAGAACAACTTGCACCAAATCAGAGTCTTCAGGTAAACTCGTCACTAAGCGTTGGGCGATGACTCCACCCTTGAAATGTTTTCATCATAGCGCTATTTAATCGATGGTACCACTCACCATAGAATGACCGAACAAAATTACAGATCTCGGCGGTTTCTTCCGACCTTTGTACAACTCTAAAATTCTATGAATGGAACTGTTAACGTAGGCTACTTGATCGGCAAGAACAGCTCCGTTTAGGCCGCTCAGCTCCTCATTTAAATCTAGTAGGAAATGGTCGAAATGAAATGGAGTCCGCGAATTGACCGCCTTTCTTAAAGCTATGGTTGCCATGGAGCGCGCTGCAACCGCGTTGTTTTAATGTGAATGCGGAGGAGTCGAGACTAATCCTACCTTGACGATGTGACCCTGCATTGCCGGGTATGAACAATACAGGAATTCCCGTAAAGTACATGTTGCGGGTTTTTTCGGTCCAGCGGCCCTCACTGTACGCGTAAATTCCATATTTCGGGTACACTTCGTCGAATTCGTGTGGTATTCTCTTTAAATTCGGTTATAATGACGTACACATAACCTCCAAATTCAAACTTACCACAAATTGGGGGAATTCGAACATGTAGGTCATTTCACACTTGTTCTCCTCATGGTCGTTGATAAACACTAACAAGCCCACAAAATATGCAATCGTAATAAATAgcgaaaatataataaatccATTTATAATAGATGACATAACTACTCGAATTTGAGGTTAGAGGACCGCATTTAATTGTTTTGGTTGGTACCAACAAAAACACGCTTactataaaatacattttattgcttattctgtataaaaataatgatgtAAGTGACGGATTAACCCTTAAATTACAACTTGGACTTGAGCGAACCCATCAACTTGTCCAGTTTCAACGCCTTTTGCATGTTCCCGTTGATCTTTAATTTCCCCATCATGAAAGCAGTCGCCGGTTTAATCTTACCGGTGAACATCTCGAAGAAATTCTTGCTGTCCATCGTGAGGGTGGCGTCTGGCGTTGACGGCGCTTCGCCCTGTCCGCACGAACCATTTCCGTTTTTCAAATCCACGAACCTGGAAATCCGAATTTAACAATCTGGTGACAAAACCAAAGTCCCTGACCATTTTCCGGACTCGTCTCCAGTCACAACAAACTGGAAGACAGCTTGCGTCTGTTGTACAGTGGTGGGAGACAGGTTCTTCTCGATGGCCTGGAAAATCGGAGCGATTTTTCCACCGCCTTGCGTCTTGGGCGTCGCTAACGAGGGTCTTCCGTCCGACGGAGGCACTGCGGCTGCCTCGTCGAGGAAGAAATCGGGCATCAATTGGTCTTTGTAAGCCGGATCGACGCAGTACTGGTCGAAATCGGTGACTCCGTGCTCTCTGAGAACGTCATCGTCGACGAAGAAGTTTCCGGTTGTAGTCTTGGGGTCTTTTGTCAAGATGGCGTAAGCGGCGTCCGCCATTATTTCCGGTTTGCGATTGTACTTGGCTGACTCGGTGCCCGTTAGCATCTCAATCGCGGCCGTTTGAATAgctgattaataaaatatgtcaCAAACCTCTCAACCTTACTCAAAATGTGGCTAGTCATATCGCATCTCCTTACCAGTTCTGGGCCACAACGCGTTCACACCGATGTTGTAAGGACGGAACTCCTCGTGCATCCCCAAGACGCACATGGACATCCCGTACTTGGCCATGGTGTAAGCCACGTGGTTTTTGAACCAAAGAGGGTTCATGTTGAGCGGTGGGGACAGGTTCAAAATATGAGCGTGATTgcttttttgcaaatatgGAAGACACTCTTTGGAcctagaatttttatttgataccGCTTTTTAAGCTCGTTGTGTAACGACGAACTCACACTAAGAATGTCCCTCTGGTGTTAATGTTGTGCATCAAGTCGTACCGCTTCATGTCAGTTTGGGCCGTCGGAGTCAGATTAATCGCAGACGCGTTGTTTATAAGAATATCGATGCCACCAAAGCGTTTGACTGCTTCTTCAACGGCTTTACGGACTTGTAGTTCATCTCTGACGTCGACTACGCACGCCAAGC comes from the Tenebrio molitor chromosome 9, icTenMoli1.1, whole genome shotgun sequence genome and includes:
- the Hsdl2 gene encoding hydroxysteroid dehydrogenase-like protein 2; amino-acid sequence: MINSGKLAGRTVFITGASRGIGKAIALKVARDGANVVIAAKTAEPHPKLPGTIYTACKEVEEAGGKGLACVVDVRDELQVRKAVEEAVKRFGGIDILINNASAINLTPTAQTDMKRYDLMHNINTRGTFLVSKECLPYLQKSNHAHILNLSPPLNMNPLWFKNHVAYTMAKYGMSMCVLGMHEEFRPYNIGVNALWPRTAIQTAAIEMLTGTESAKYNRKPEIMADAAYAILTKDPKTTTGNFFVDDDVLREHGVTDFDQYCVDPAYKDQLMPDFFLDEAAAVPPSDGRPSLATPKTQGGGKIAPIFQAIEKNLSPTTVQQTQAVFQFVVTGDESGKWFVDLKNGNGSCGQGEAPSTPDATLTMDSKNFFEMFTGKIKPATAFMMGKLKINGNMQKALKLDKLMGSLKSKL